A single Lactuca sativa cultivar Salinas chromosome 8, Lsat_Salinas_v11, whole genome shotgun sequence DNA region contains:
- the LOC111893266 gene encoding uncharacterized protein LOC111893266, translated as MKRKWRGKEFKDCLWKCATCTTIPQFNSAMEELKKLNSEAYDWLNSIPPKHWSRSHFSGRAHCDALLNNMCESLNSKIVKGRDKPIISCLEFIREYIMRKIVMVQKEIDKANGPLTPTATKTLEKIKERAVQCRAVFCGNGKYQVTSEGTNQYVVNMDQQNCSCNRWELTGIPCKHSIAAIWDMRLNNENVGIPETWVHPTYWLKTWKEMYVFKVEPINGRLLWEKSTCPTKLIPPKYRVPIGRPKKKRRRSATEDDGVSTKWKSVTCTK; from the exons ATGAAACGTAAATGGAGGGGCAAGGAATTCAAGGATTGTCTTTGGAAATGTGCAACATGTACCACCATACCACAATTCAACAGTGCCATGGAAGAACTAAAGAAACTTAACAGTGAAGCATATGACTGGCTTAATTCTATTCCACCTAAGCACTGGTCCAGATCCCACTTCTCAG GGAGGGCACATTGTGATGCTTTGTTGAATAATATGTGTGAGAGTTTGAATAGCAAGATAGTGAAGGGTCGTGATAAGCCAATTATCAGTTGCTTGGAGTTTATTAGGGAGTATATCATGAGGAAAATTGTCATGGTTCAAAAAGAAATTGATAAAGCTAATGGCCCATTAACTCCTACAGCCACTAAGACCCTTGAAAAAATTAAAGAAAGGGCAGTACAGTGTAGGGCAGTGTTCTGTGGCAATGGGAAGTACCAGGTTACAAGTGAAGGTACTAATCAGTATGTGGTTAATATGGACCAACAAAATTGTTCATGTAATAGGTGGGAACTGACAGGCATACCCTGCAAACATAGTATAGCAGCTATATGGGATATGAGGCTCAACAATGAAAATGTTGGAATACCTGAGACATGGGTACACCCAACTTATTGGCTCAAGACATGGAAAGAAATGTATGTCTTCAAAGTTGAACCTATTAATGGGAGGTTATTGTGGGAAAAAAGCACATGTCCTACCAAGTTGATACCACCAAAGTATCGTGTCCCTATTGGCAGACCAAAAAAAAAGAGAAGAAGATCTGCAACAGAAGATGATGGAGTGTCCACAAAATGGAAATCTGTAACATGCACAAAATGA